The following are from one region of the Actinopolyspora halophila DSM 43834 genome:
- the rpsO gene encoding 30S ribosomal protein S15, whose translation MALSTTQKQQILSEYGLHGSDTGSAEAQVALLTHRISGLTEHLKQHKHDHHSRRGLLLMVGRRRRMLNYLTRTDITRYRSLIQRLGLRR comes from the coding sequence GTGGCGTTGTCCACTACCCAGAAGCAGCAGATCCTGTCCGAGTACGGCTTGCACGGGTCGGACACCGGATCGGCGGAAGCTCAAGTCGCCCTGCTGACTCACAGGATCTCGGGACTGACCGAGCACCTCAAGCAGCACAAACACGACCACCATTCCCGTCGTGGTCTGCTGCTGATGGTCGGCCGCAGGCGTCGGATGCTCAACTATCTGACGCGGACCGATATCACGCGTTACCGTTCGCTGATCCAGCGACTGGGACTGCGCCGCTGA
- a CDS encoding polyribonucleotide nucleotidyltransferase encodes MTETQSYDDGVYESTAVLDNGEFGKRTVRFETGRMAKLAAGSVTTYLDEDTMLLSATTASKQPKENLDFFPLTVDVEERMYAAGRIPGSFFRREGRPSTDAILTCRLIDRPLRPSFVEGLRNEVQVVVTVMSLDPEDSYDVLAINGSSASTQLSGLPFSGPVGGTRMSLIDGQWVAFPTHEQVKRSVFNMVVAGRIVGDDVAIMMVEAEASEETSNLVEAGAQAPTEEVVAGGLEAAKPFIRTLCEAQQRLAETAPHSSGEEYPVYPAYAEDAYTAVEQAVSEELAEALAIGGKQEREQRLDELKETTLQRVGVEEGEQFAGREKEIGAALKSLTKKLVRQRIIREQVRIDGRGLTDIRQLSAEVGVVPRAHGSALFERGETQILGVSTLNMLRLEQTIDSLGPDTSKRYMHHYNFPPYSTGETGRVGTPKRREIGHGALAERALVPVLPSRDDFPYALRQVSEALGSNGSTSMGSVCASTLSLLNAGVPLKAPVAGIAMGLVSDEVDDQTRYVALTDILGAEDAYGDMDFKVAGTKEYITALQLDTKLDGIPSEVLGQALNQAKDARFTILDVMAQAIGSPDEMSPHAPRVTSVSVPVDKIGEVIGPKGKMINTITEETGAEITIEDDGTIYVGASDGPSAEAAIERINAIANPQLPKVGERFLGTVVKTAAFGAFVSLMPGKDGLVHISKLGNGKRIGKVEDVVNVGDKLRVEIADIDSRGKISLVPVDEESESDQPAEQQAETQSESEEE; translated from the coding sequence TTGACCGAGACGCAGTCTTACGACGACGGGGTGTACGAAAGCACCGCCGTTCTGGACAACGGGGAATTCGGCAAGCGCACCGTCCGCTTCGAGACGGGCAGGATGGCCAAGCTGGCCGCGGGCAGCGTCACGACCTACCTGGACGAGGACACCATGCTGCTGTCGGCGACCACCGCCTCCAAGCAGCCCAAGGAGAACCTGGACTTCTTCCCGCTGACGGTCGACGTCGAGGAGCGCATGTACGCGGCGGGCCGGATCCCCGGCTCGTTCTTCCGGAGGGAGGGACGTCCCTCCACCGACGCCATCCTCACGTGCAGGCTGATCGACCGGCCGCTGCGCCCCTCCTTCGTCGAGGGGCTGCGCAACGAGGTGCAGGTCGTGGTCACCGTCATGAGTCTGGATCCCGAGGACTCCTACGACGTGCTCGCGATCAACGGTTCCTCGGCCTCCACACAGCTTTCCGGGTTGCCCTTCTCCGGGCCGGTCGGCGGAACGCGCATGTCGTTGATCGACGGCCAGTGGGTCGCCTTCCCCACGCACGAGCAGGTCAAGCGCTCCGTGTTCAACATGGTCGTCGCGGGCAGGATCGTCGGTGACGACGTGGCCATCATGATGGTCGAGGCCGAAGCCAGCGAGGAGACCTCCAACCTGGTCGAGGCGGGTGCGCAGGCGCCGACTGAGGAAGTGGTCGCGGGTGGTCTGGAAGCGGCCAAGCCGTTCATCCGCACGCTCTGTGAGGCACAGCAACGGTTGGCGGAGACCGCGCCGCACTCCTCCGGCGAGGAGTACCCGGTGTACCCGGCTTATGCCGAGGACGCCTACACCGCCGTCGAGCAGGCCGTTTCCGAGGAGCTGGCCGAAGCGCTGGCCATCGGCGGCAAGCAGGAGCGTGAGCAGCGCCTCGACGAGTTGAAGGAGACGACCCTGCAGCGGGTCGGTGTCGAGGAGGGCGAGCAGTTCGCCGGTCGGGAGAAGGAGATCGGTGCTGCCCTGAAGTCGCTGACCAAGAAGCTGGTTCGGCAACGGATCATCCGCGAGCAGGTCCGTATCGACGGTCGGGGACTCACCGACATCCGTCAGCTCTCGGCCGAGGTCGGTGTCGTGCCGAGGGCGCACGGTTCGGCGTTGTTCGAGCGCGGCGAGACCCAGATCCTCGGTGTTTCGACACTGAACATGCTCCGGCTGGAGCAGACGATCGACAGCCTCGGTCCGGACACCAGCAAGCGCTACATGCACCACTACAATTTCCCGCCCTACTCCACGGGTGAGACCGGGCGAGTGGGTACCCCGAAGCGGCGGGAGATCGGTCACGGCGCGCTCGCCGAGCGCGCGCTGGTTCCGGTGCTTCCGAGCAGGGACGACTTCCCCTACGCGCTGCGGCAGGTCTCCGAGGCGCTCGGCTCCAACGGTTCCACCTCGATGGGATCGGTCTGTGCCTCCACGTTGTCGCTGCTCAACGCGGGCGTTCCGCTCAAGGCCCCGGTCGCGGGAATCGCGATGGGGCTCGTCTCCGACGAGGTCGACGACCAGACGCGCTACGTCGCCCTGACCGACATCCTCGGGGCCGAGGACGCCTACGGCGACATGGACTTCAAGGTCGCGGGGACCAAGGAGTACATCACCGCGCTGCAGTTGGACACCAAGCTCGACGGCATCCCCTCCGAGGTCCTCGGTCAGGCGCTGAACCAGGCCAAGGACGCCCGCTTCACCATCCTCGACGTGATGGCCCAGGCGATCGGATCCCCGGACGAGATGAGCCCGCACGCGCCGCGCGTGACCTCGGTCTCCGTCCCGGTGGACAAGATCGGCGAGGTCATCGGCCCGAAGGGCAAGATGATCAACACGATCACCGAGGAGACCGGCGCCGAGATCACGATCGAGGACGACGGCACCATCTACGTCGGGGCTTCGGACGGACCTTCGGCGGAGGCGGCGATCGAGCGGATCAACGCGATCGCCAATCCGCAGTTGCCCAAGGTCGGTGAGCGGTTCCTCGGGACCGTGGTCAAGACGGCCGCCTTCGGCGCGTTCGTCTCGCTGATGCCCGGTAAGGACGGGCTGGTGCACATCTCGAAGCTGGGCAACGGCAAACGGATCGGCAAGGTCGAGGACGTCGTCAACGTGGGGGACAAGCTCCGCGTGGAGATCGCCGACATCGACAGCCGAGGCAAGATCAGCCTGGTTCCGGTGGACGAGGAGTCCGAGTCGGACCAGCCCGCCGAACAGCAGGCGGAGACGCAGAGCGAGTCCGAGGAAGAGTGA
- the dapB gene encoding 4-hydroxy-tetrahydrodipicolinate reductase has translation MDPIRVGVLGAHGRMGSEAVRAVGEARDTELVTGMTRGDSLRGLLDSEAAVAVDLTHPDSVMDNLAFCVEHGIHAVVGTSGIGESELATLRGWLGENPSTGVLVVPNFAIGAVLSMKFAEIAARYFDSTEIVELHHPRKADAPSGTAARTARVVSRAREDAGLSSMPDATSKDPDGARGANVDGVHVHSVRMAGLVAHQEVLFGTEGETLSVRHDSYDRRSFMPGLLLAVREVGERPGVTVGLDALLGL, from the coding sequence GTGGATCCGATCAGGGTCGGAGTGCTCGGGGCTCACGGCAGGATGGGCAGCGAGGCCGTTCGGGCCGTGGGAGAGGCCAGGGACACGGAGTTGGTCACCGGGATGACCCGCGGTGATTCGCTTCGCGGGCTGCTCGATTCGGAAGCGGCGGTGGCCGTGGACCTCACCCATCCCGATTCGGTCATGGACAACCTGGCTTTCTGCGTCGAGCACGGGATCCACGCGGTGGTCGGTACCAGCGGGATCGGCGAGTCCGAGCTGGCGACCCTGCGCGGCTGGCTCGGGGAGAACCCGAGTACCGGTGTGCTGGTCGTGCCGAACTTCGCGATCGGCGCGGTGCTGTCGATGAAGTTCGCCGAGATCGCGGCAAGGTACTTCGATTCGACCGAGATAGTGGAACTGCACCATCCCCGCAAGGCGGATGCCCCCTCGGGTACGGCGGCCAGAACCGCCAGGGTGGTCTCGCGGGCCCGCGAGGACGCCGGACTCTCCTCCATGCCCGACGCGACCAGCAAGGACCCGGATGGTGCCAGAGGGGCGAACGTGGACGGTGTCCACGTGCACTCGGTCCGGATGGCGGGGTTGGTCGCGCATCAGGAGGTGCTGTTCGGGACCGAGGGGGAGACGTTGTCCGTGCGTCACGACTCCTACGATCGTCGTTCGTTCATGCCAGGGCTCCTGCTGGCGGTGCGCGAGGTCGGTGAGCGCCCCGGCGTGACCGTGGGGCTGGATGCGCTGTTGGGGCTGTGA
- a CDS encoding GNAT family N-acetyltransferase, giving the protein MADADVRTAVASDAAEIARIQLSTWSSAYSELLPESALNELNQEDTERHWLEAIEDDSAKVFLAEEGGWTVGFCAGGTAPASETANADGGLPEDASTVGLVSTLLVEPRWGRRGHGGRLLWHLAEHLRGNGVTRAITWVPESDDASMAFYRGIGWEPDGTVRTLDARGYPLRELRLTGGVELRLE; this is encoded by the coding sequence ATGGCCGATGCTGATGTGCGGACCGCCGTTGCCTCGGACGCCGCCGAAATCGCCCGGATTCAACTGAGCACCTGGAGTAGTGCCTACAGCGAACTGCTCCCGGAATCAGCGCTGAACGAACTGAACCAGGAAGACACCGAACGACACTGGCTGGAAGCGATCGAGGACGATTCCGCGAAGGTGTTTCTGGCCGAGGAGGGCGGCTGGACCGTCGGGTTCTGCGCCGGGGGAACCGCCCCCGCTTCCGAGACGGCGAACGCCGACGGCGGTCTGCCGGAGGACGCGAGCACGGTCGGACTCGTGAGCACACTGCTCGTCGAACCGAGGTGGGGACGCCGTGGTCACGGGGGAAGACTGCTCTGGCACCTCGCCGAGCACCTGCGTGGGAACGGCGTCACCCGAGCGATCACCTGGGTGCCGGAATCCGATGATGCCTCCATGGCCTTCTACCGCGGAATCGGCTGGGAACCGGACGGAACGGTCCGCACCCTGGACGCCAGGGGGTATCCGCTACGCGAACTACGGCTGACCGGCGGAGTGGAGCTGCGTCTGGAATGA
- a CDS encoding winged helix-turn-helix domain-containing protein yields MRTMSAEAARRTVLAAQGFVDAPSVSLPGRGQLRRVLERTNLFQLDSVNVAVRAHYMPLFSRLGAYDGGLLDTAAWNPSSRRPRLLVEYWAHEASLIPVADWPLLRWRMRELGDPARRGHRELLERAPRLLDEVLTAVKESGPVGAGTLEREIGGGQHVGKGAWWNRSDTKHACELLFAAGELTTGTRRGFERHYELPERVLPADVLARDPAEDEAVRELVSRAGRALGVATEPDLRDYYRLPAARSRAAVAELVEGGELEPVAVRGWSERAYRHHRARTPRSVAARALLAPFDPLVWCRPRTERLFGFRYRIEIYVPRERREYGYYVFPFLLDDRLVARVDLKADRSSGVLRVPGAFAEPGVETGRVASELARSLREMADWLGLRKVVVGEHGDLVRELRALFG; encoded by the coding sequence ATGCGGACCATGAGTGCCGAAGCGGCCCGGCGCACCGTGCTGGCGGCGCAGGGATTCGTCGACGCCCCTTCAGTGAGCTTGCCGGGACGCGGGCAGCTGCGCCGGGTGCTGGAGCGCACGAACCTCTTCCAACTCGATTCGGTCAACGTGGCGGTTCGCGCCCACTACATGCCGTTGTTCAGCAGGCTGGGCGCCTATGACGGCGGACTGTTGGACACGGCCGCCTGGAATCCCTCGTCACGGCGTCCACGGCTGCTGGTGGAGTACTGGGCTCACGAAGCCTCGTTGATCCCCGTGGCGGACTGGCCGTTGCTGCGGTGGCGGATGCGCGAGCTCGGCGATCCCGCGCGGCGCGGCCACCGGGAGTTGCTCGAACGTGCTCCACGACTGCTGGACGAGGTGCTTACCGCGGTCAAGGAGTCGGGACCGGTCGGAGCGGGCACGTTGGAGCGTGAGATCGGGGGAGGTCAACACGTGGGCAAGGGGGCGTGGTGGAACCGCTCGGACACCAAACACGCCTGCGAACTGCTGTTCGCGGCAGGAGAGTTGACCACGGGCACGCGACGGGGGTTCGAACGGCACTACGAGCTGCCGGAGCGGGTTCTTCCGGCGGATGTGCTGGCCAGGGATCCCGCCGAGGACGAGGCGGTGCGGGAGCTGGTGTCCCGCGCGGGACGGGCGCTGGGCGTGGCCACGGAGCCCGATCTGCGGGACTACTACCGCTTGCCCGCCGCGCGTTCGCGCGCGGCCGTGGCGGAACTGGTCGAAGGGGGTGAGCTCGAGCCCGTGGCGGTGCGGGGGTGGTCGGAGCGGGCCTACCGGCACCACCGTGCGCGTACTCCGCGTTCGGTCGCGGCCCGCGCGTTGTTGGCACCCTTCGACCCCTTGGTGTGGTGTCGTCCGCGAACCGAACGTCTCTTCGGGTTCCGGTACCGCATCGAGATCTATGTTCCGCGGGAGCGGAGGGAGTACGGCTACTACGTCTTCCCGTTCCTGCTGGACGACCGGTTGGTGGCACGGGTGGATCTCAAGGCCGACCGGAGCTCGGGGGTGTTGCGGGTGCCCGGTGCCTTCGCGGAACCCGGAGTCGAGACCGGCAGGGTCGCTTCGGAGCTGGCCCGTTCACTTCGGGAGATGGCCGACTGGCTCGGTCTGAGAAAGGTGGTCGTGGGCGAACACGGGGATCTGGTGCGGGAACTGCGCGCGCTGTTCGGGTAG
- a CDS encoding DUF4097 family beta strand repeat-containing protein, whose product MTEQSPPPPEELVRTREFHVPGPVELELSNGVGPLHVELVETDTVRVEVRHEPSHGYPDWRGGLSGLLSWVSEQINETGIKPGNGRGAGADREDEHASGAGAEAVRRTRVEMTGNRLAVHPPTEVPLRSVPLVVRVHAPSGSRVSAHTGPGEVLVAGSSGRMSIQSGSGSVETGESTGTTTVRTGSGRISLGEMHAEVQARSGSGPVEIAAVNAASSVVTGSGSVWLGEVSADLLVRSGSGSIAVADGTAGQVELISGSGDVQFAVGDDVAAEIDLVSSTGSVASELEVATEPPSQDPPPLRVFGRTGSGRALLTSSI is encoded by the coding sequence ATGACCGAGCAGTCGCCCCCTCCACCGGAGGAACTCGTACGCACCCGCGAGTTCCACGTTCCGGGACCGGTGGAGCTGGAGCTGAGCAACGGGGTCGGGCCCCTACACGTCGAACTGGTCGAAACCGACACGGTTCGCGTGGAGGTCCGCCACGAACCGTCACACGGATACCCGGATTGGCGCGGAGGGCTCAGCGGATTGCTGAGCTGGGTCAGCGAGCAGATCAACGAGACGGGGATCAAACCGGGAAACGGCCGGGGAGCGGGAGCAGACCGTGAGGACGAGCACGCCTCCGGAGCGGGCGCCGAAGCCGTCAGGCGGACACGCGTCGAAATGACCGGCAACAGGCTGGCGGTACATCCGCCCACGGAGGTTCCGCTGCGTTCCGTCCCGCTCGTCGTGCGGGTGCACGCCCCGAGCGGGTCACGGGTCAGCGCGCACACCGGCCCGGGCGAAGTCCTGGTCGCCGGCAGCAGCGGCAGGATGAGCATCCAGAGCGGCTCCGGATCCGTGGAAACCGGGGAGTCCACGGGGACAACGACGGTACGCACGGGCTCCGGACGGATAAGTCTCGGAGAGATGCACGCCGAGGTTCAGGCCCGCAGCGGCAGCGGACCCGTGGAGATCGCCGCCGTGAACGCGGCCTCCTCGGTGGTGACCGGAAGCGGCAGCGTGTGGCTGGGCGAGGTCTCGGCCGACCTGCTCGTCCGCTCGGGAAGCGGAAGCATCGCCGTAGCCGACGGCACGGCCGGGCAAGTGGAGTTGATCAGTGGGTCCGGGGACGTGCAGTTCGCGGTCGGCGACGACGTCGCTGCCGAGATCGACCTCGTCTCCTCGACGGGAAGCGTGGCGAGTGAGCTCGAGGTCGCCACCGAACCTCCGAGCCAGGATCCTCCCCCGCTCCGGGTGTTCGGGCGCACGGGCAGCGGCCGCGCGTTGCTGACCTCCTCGATCTGA
- a CDS encoding toxin-antitoxin system HicB family antitoxin, with product MDLSPHINQLREDLASTASAGDENTRNAAALLSGALEPAMRLTLMNALSDLAAEVTTQLDGRVVDLRLDGRDVHPVISGPASTRTDSQDEQPPQSPPNAESGDISRITLRLLEEIKGQAEQAASTQGVSLNTWVARAVQGALHGGKPRGPWDRTPSGEPFTGDGQAEEETASEASRLHGWVRG from the coding sequence ATGGATTTGAGTCCGCACATCAACCAGCTCCGCGAGGACCTCGCCTCGACCGCTTCCGCCGGTGACGAGAACACGCGCAACGCGGCCGCCCTGCTGTCCGGCGCGCTGGAGCCAGCGATGCGACTGACGCTGATGAACGCGCTTTCGGATCTCGCCGCCGAAGTGACCACCCAGCTGGATGGGCGGGTCGTGGACCTGCGCCTCGACGGCAGGGACGTCCACCCCGTGATCAGCGGTCCCGCGTCCACGCGAACGGACAGCCAGGACGAGCAGCCGCCCCAATCACCCCCGAACGCGGAGAGCGGAGACATCAGCAGGATCACGCTGCGCCTGCTGGAAGAGATCAAGGGCCAGGCCGAGCAGGCGGCTTCCACCCAGGGCGTTTCGCTGAACACCTGGGTAGCCAGGGCCGTGCAGGGGGCGCTGCACGGCGGCAAACCGCGCGGCCCGTGGGACCGAACCCCTTCCGGGGAACCGTTCACCGGCGATGGGCAGGCCGAGGAGGAAACGGCTTCGGAGGCCTCCCGGCTGCACGGTTGGGTACGAGGCTGA
- the thyX gene encoding FAD-dependent thymidylate synthase, whose translation MTEIVPPKVRLIGKTEFFPPEDVDWSTDADGGQALAEFAGRACYQSWSKPNPATATNAGYLGHIMEVGHLSVLEHGTVTFYVTGISRSLTHELIRHRHFSYSQLSQRYVPERDAGMVEPDIIAEDPELHEKFLEATQASLEAYNDLQQALQEKFADEPKATLRRKQARQAARAVLPNATETKIVVTGNYRAWRHFVAMRASEHADVEIRGLAIECLRQLQRAVPNVFGDFEITELRDGTEVASSPYVTEG comes from the coding sequence GTGACCGAGATCGTTCCGCCGAAGGTACGGCTGATCGGCAAGACCGAGTTCTTCCCGCCGGAAGACGTGGACTGGTCGACGGATGCCGACGGTGGCCAGGCGCTGGCGGAGTTCGCCGGTCGCGCCTGCTACCAGTCCTGGAGCAAGCCCAATCCCGCGACGGCGACCAACGCGGGGTACCTGGGCCACATCATGGAGGTCGGACATCTGTCCGTGCTCGAGCACGGAACCGTGACCTTCTACGTCACCGGGATCTCCCGTTCGCTGACCCACGAGCTCATCCGGCACCGGCACTTCTCCTATTCGCAGCTGTCCCAGCGGTATGTCCCCGAACGGGACGCGGGCATGGTCGAACCCGACATCATCGCCGAGGACCCGGAGCTGCACGAGAAGTTCCTCGAGGCGACCCAGGCCAGCCTGGAAGCCTACAACGACCTTCAGCAGGCTCTGCAGGAGAAGTTCGCCGACGAGCCGAAGGCGACCCTGCGGCGCAAGCAGGCCAGGCAGGCCGCGCGTGCGGTGCTGCCGAACGCGACCGAGACCAAGATCGTGGTTACTGGCAACTACCGCGCCTGGCGGCACTTCGTCGCCATGCGTGCGAGTGAACACGCGGACGTGGAGATCCGCGGGTTGGCGATCGAGTGCCTGCGTCAGCTGCAGCGGGCGGTGCCGAACGTTTTCGGGGACTTCGAGATCACCGAGCTGCGGGACGGAACAGAGGTGGCTTCCAGCCCCTACGTGACGGAGGGCTGA
- a CDS encoding TIGR03085 family metal-binding protein, translating into MGVANDERQQLCDLFDRLGPDAPTLCEGWSARELAIHLVKREHRPDALGGRLLKALADRDERVHSELAQLPWGELVDRVRSGPPKWNPLGIGAVDEAVNSAEYYVHHEDVRRAQADWQPRPEDPERAEALWKALSRTAKYFYGRSPVGVVLRSEDGHEVSARNGPRTVRIIGPSGELLLHAFGRKPALVRFEGNEADVVAVEDLRRSV; encoded by the coding sequence ATGGGTGTGGCCAACGATGAACGTCAGCAGTTGTGTGACCTGTTCGACCGATTGGGGCCGGACGCCCCGACGCTCTGCGAGGGATGGTCCGCTCGTGAGCTGGCCATTCATCTGGTGAAACGCGAGCACCGGCCGGACGCGCTCGGTGGGCGCCTGCTCAAGGCGCTGGCCGACCGCGACGAACGCGTTCACTCCGAACTCGCGCAGTTGCCGTGGGGCGAGTTGGTGGACCGGGTGCGCAGCGGACCTCCGAAGTGGAATCCGCTCGGGATCGGTGCGGTGGACGAGGCGGTCAACAGCGCCGAGTACTACGTGCATCACGAGGACGTGCGGCGGGCCCAAGCGGACTGGCAGCCCCGTCCGGAGGATCCGGAGCGCGCGGAGGCGCTCTGGAAGGCGCTGTCGCGCACCGCCAAGTACTTCTACGGGCGCAGTCCCGTGGGCGTGGTGCTTCGCAGCGAGGACGGGCACGAGGTCTCCGCGCGGAACGGGCCACGTACGGTGCGGATAATCGGCCCGTCCGGGGAGCTTCTCCTGCACGCCTTCGGACGGAAACCCGCGTTGGTCCGTTTCGAGGGCAACGAGGCGGACGTGGTCGCGGTGGAGGACCTGCGCCGCAGCGTTTGA
- the dapA gene encoding 4-hydroxy-tetrahydrodipicolinate synthase — protein MTVCPTATEGRPFGRVLTAMVTPFDSEGQLDLDHAQQLATYLVDRVGNDGLIVNGTTGESPTTTDEEKERLLRAVSEAVGDRATVVAGAGTNDTAHSVELARGAEKAGAHGLLVVTPYYSKPPQEGLYSHFTTVADATELPVMLYDIPPRSVVPIQNDTLKRLAEHPRIKAVKDSKHDLLAGSEVMANSDLAYYSGEDPLNLPWMSVGAVGFVSVVAHVVGDRLRQMLDAYESGDVTTAREINYGLLPVYRSMNFVGGVIFSKTAMRLCGYETGQPRLPLPSATDEQVRVITSDLWDAGLVLVNPDAATEVTSR, from the coding sequence ATGACCGTGTGCCCCACAGCTACCGAAGGTCGTCCTTTCGGACGAGTTCTCACGGCGATGGTGACCCCCTTCGACTCGGAAGGGCAGCTCGATCTGGATCACGCCCAGCAGCTGGCCACGTACTTGGTGGATCGGGTAGGCAACGATGGCCTGATCGTCAACGGTACGACCGGTGAGAGCCCGACGACGACCGACGAGGAGAAGGAACGTCTGCTGCGAGCGGTCTCCGAGGCGGTCGGGGACCGGGCCACCGTGGTGGCCGGAGCAGGCACCAACGACACGGCGCATTCCGTTGAACTGGCACGCGGGGCCGAGAAGGCGGGGGCGCACGGACTGCTGGTCGTCACACCGTACTACTCGAAGCCTCCTCAGGAGGGGCTGTACTCGCACTTCACCACGGTGGCTGATGCGACGGAACTGCCGGTGATGCTCTACGACATCCCGCCGCGGTCCGTGGTTCCGATCCAGAACGACACGCTGAAGCGGCTGGCCGAACACCCCAGGATCAAGGCGGTCAAGGATTCCAAGCACGACCTGCTGGCAGGCAGCGAGGTCATGGCGAATTCCGATCTGGCCTACTACTCGGGTGAGGATCCGCTGAACTTGCCGTGGATGTCCGTCGGAGCTGTCGGTTTCGTCAGTGTGGTCGCCCACGTGGTCGGTGACCGGCTGCGGCAGATGCTGGACGCCTACGAGTCCGGCGACGTGACCACGGCACGTGAGATCAATTACGGGCTGCTTCCGGTGTACCGGTCGATGAACTTCGTGGGGGGCGTCATCTTCTCCAAGACGGCCATGCGTCTCTGCGGGTACGAAACCGGTCAGCCGCGCCTGCCGTTGCCCTCCGCGACGGACGAACAGGTGCGCGTCATCACCAGCGACCTGTGGGATGCTGGTCTGGTCCTGGTCAATCCCGATGCGGCAACCGAGGTGACATCGCGTTGA
- a CDS encoding ribonuclease J: protein MTVFEYNGRLLLVDCGVLFPEDDAPGVDLILPDFGPIESRLDEVEAVVLTHGHEDHIGALPFLLRLRPDIPVVGSKFTLALLSAKCQEHRLSPQLIEVVEGQRSEHGAFDLEFFAVNHSIPDALAVAIRTPAGTALHTGDIKLDQLPLDGRLTDLAGFARMGAEGVDLFLADSTNAEVPGYVTPEREIGPVLDSVIGRATQRVIVACFASHVHRVQQVLDVAEAYGRKVCLVGRSMVRNMGIAAEHGILRVPEGLLVNLEEALGMPSDSVVFVSTGSQGEPLSALSRMARGEHKQIKIQQGDTVILASSMIPGNETAVFGVVNGLVRLGAEVVHQGSAKVHVSGHASAGELLYLYNAVRPSNVMPLHGEWRHLKANADLATLTGVPSDRVVIAEDGVVVDLIDGIANIAGRVEVGHVYVDGLSVGDVGESTLSDRLMLGEGGFISITVAVDATTGRAVSPPTVSGRGFSDDPKALDEVSPLVEMELSRTESEGITDTHRIAQAVRRTVGKWVADTYRRKPMIVPNVLPVDS from the coding sequence ATGACCGTCTTCGAGTACAACGGTCGGTTGCTGCTGGTCGACTGCGGTGTGCTGTTCCCGGAAGACGATGCGCCGGGTGTCGATCTGATCCTGCCCGATTTCGGTCCGATCGAGAGTCGGTTGGACGAGGTCGAGGCCGTGGTCCTCACCCACGGGCACGAGGACCACATCGGGGCACTGCCGTTCCTGCTGCGACTGCGTCCCGACATCCCGGTGGTGGGCTCGAAGTTCACTCTCGCGCTGCTTTCGGCCAAGTGCCAGGAGCACCGGTTGTCCCCGCAGCTGATCGAGGTCGTCGAGGGGCAGCGCAGCGAGCACGGTGCGTTCGATCTGGAGTTCTTCGCGGTCAACCACTCGATCCCGGACGCGTTGGCCGTGGCGATACGCACCCCGGCGGGAACCGCCCTGCACACCGGGGACATCAAACTCGATCAGCTCCCGCTGGACGGCAGGCTGACGGATCTGGCCGGTTTCGCCCGGATGGGGGCGGAAGGCGTGGATCTGTTCCTGGCGGATTCCACCAACGCCGAAGTGCCCGGCTACGTCACCCCCGAACGCGAGATCGGTCCGGTGCTGGACTCGGTGATCGGGCGTGCGACCCAGCGTGTGATCGTGGCCTGTTTCGCCAGTCACGTGCATCGCGTCCAGCAGGTGCTGGACGTGGCCGAGGCGTACGGGCGGAAGGTGTGCCTGGTCGGACGCTCCATGGTGCGCAACATGGGCATCGCCGCCGAGCACGGGATCCTTCGGGTGCCCGAGGGACTGCTCGTGAATCTGGAAGAGGCGCTGGGGATGCCTTCCGATTCGGTGGTGTTCGTCTCGACCGGTTCTCAGGGTGAGCCACTGTCGGCCCTGTCGCGGATGGCCAGGGGCGAGCACAAGCAGATCAAGATCCAGCAGGGTGACACGGTCATCCTGGCCAGCTCGATGATTCCCGGCAACGAGACGGCCGTGTTCGGCGTGGTCAACGGTCTCGTCCGACTCGGTGCCGAGGTCGTGCACCAGGGCAGTGCCAAGGTGCACGTTTCGGGGCACGCTTCGGCCGGGGAGCTGCTCTACCTGTACAACGCGGTACGCCCGAGCAACGTCATGCCGTTGCACGGGGAATGGCGACACCTGAAGGCCAACGCGGATCTCGCCACGCTCACCGGTGTTCCGTCGGACCGCGTCGTGATCGCCGAGGACGGTGTCGTCGTGGACCTGATCGACGGGATCGCGAACATCGCGGGCCGGGTGGAAGTGGGCCACGTTTATGTGGACGGTCTTTCGGTCGGCGACGTCGGGGAATCGACGCTGTCGGACCGCCTCATGCTCGGCGAGGGCGGGTTCATCTCCATCACCGTCGCGGTGGACGCGACGACCGGTCGTGCGGTTTCTCCGCCGACGGTCTCCGGGAGGGGATTCTCGGATGATCCGAAGGCACTCGACGAGGTTTCCCCGCTCGTCGAGATGGAGCTTTCGCGGACCGAGTCGGAAGGCATCACGGACACGCATCGCATCGCACAGGCCGTGCGTCGCACGGTGGGCAAGTGGGTCGCCGACACCTATCGTCGCAAGCCGATGATCGTGCCGAACGTACTGCCCGTCGATTCCTGA